A window of Bacillus toyonensis BCT-7112 genomic DNA:
TGGTTCGTTTGAATTGATATACACACATGATTTCAGAAAAACGGATGATACCCCAGCAGCACTAGCTGGAGAGATGGAATATAGCTTTAAAACGATAATCTAGCTGTAAATATAGCGCTATTTTTCAGAAGGAAGTAGTAAGCGTAAAAGAGAAAGCTATTGATTATGGGAGCGATATTGTGATCTGTTTTACTCAATATTATGCAGTATCTAAAATAAAATTATAGAGGTGTATCTTATGACTAATATCGTAAAAATTAGAGCGAGTGTATTTATTCCAATGCCTTGGACGGAAGCTAAGAAGGATATGGAAACAGGAAAAGCAATCCAATTCGAAGGTGATTCACGTGAATTTACACCACATACGGTAAATACTATGCGCTCTAGAGTTGAGCAAGAGGTTGTAGTGGATTTTTATAAAGAAGAAGTGTTTTCATATGCAAATACGGGTATTACGACAGAGAAGGTTACAAATCCAGATGGTTCTGTGAGTAAAAGAACAGGGAAAGCAAGTACAGAAAATATTGTGTGCACTGATATCACATGGAATTCTGAAGGTGTGCAATTCAAAATGAGTGCGAGTGCAAGTAATCCATTAAATGTATATGCACCTCCTGTGGATTATGTATTAAATGTATGTGTGAAACAGGATGGTAGTATTGATATTCAAGGAGAGCATGATGGATTCCCTTGTTTTGAATTTTATAAGCAAGTAGATTTCGGTTCATTTGAAAAAATATATACACATGATTTTAGAGAAACTGGTGATACAGCTGCAGCGTTAGGTGGCGATATGGATTATCTTTTTACAAAGAGTTTATAAGGAATAAGGTAGAGTAGACCACTTAACCGCTAGAAGGCTGAGAAACAAACATCCCCCTTTACAATATACCCTAAAGGGTATATGATGTTATACAAGGTTATAAAGTAATATATAATATAGCTATAATTACGGAGGTGGTCTACAGTGGAATACAATCAAGATATGAAAAATAGATTAAAACGTATTGAAGGCCAAGTGCGCGGTGTGCTTCGTATGATGGAAGAAGGAAAAGATTGCCGAGAGGTTATTACACAGTTAACGGCATCTCGTTCTGCATTAGATCGTACAATTGGATTAGTTGTTGGAACAAATTTAGAGCAATGTTTGCGTGAACAGTTTGAAAGTGGCAATGGTTCAAATGAAGAGTTAATTAAAGAAGCCGTTCAATTACTTGTAAAAAGCCGATAATCTGTCAAACATAAGTGTTGACAGATTTTCAAAAACGTTTTAGTATACCCCTACAGGTATAAGTATATTAAATATGGAGGAATCGATAATGAGTATAAAAGTGGATATGAGTTTAGATTGTAAAGGTTTGGCTTGTC
This region includes:
- a CDS encoding DUF3238 domain-containing protein, encoding MTNIVKIRASVFIPMPWTEAKKDMETGKAIQFEGDSREFTPHTVNTMRSRVEQEVVVDFYKEEVFSYANTGITTEKVTNPDGSVSKRTGKASTENIVCTDITWNSEGVQFKMSASASNPLNVYAPPVDYVLNVCVKQDGSIDIQGEHDGFPCFEFYKQVDFGSFEKIYTHDFRETGDTAAALGGDMDYLFTKSL
- a CDS encoding metal-sensitive transcriptional regulator gives rise to the protein MEYNQDMKNRLKRIEGQVRGVLRMMEEGKDCREVITQLTASRSALDRTIGLVVGTNLEQCLREQFESGNGSNEELIKEAVQLLVKSR